A single Elaeis guineensis isolate ETL-2024a chromosome 15, EG11, whole genome shotgun sequence DNA region contains:
- the LOC105058447 gene encoding 14-3-3 protein 6: MAATREENVYMAKLAEQAERYEEMVEFMEKVTAATVEGEELTVEERNLLSVAYKNVIGARRASWRIVSSIEQKEESRGNQDHVAAIHDYRARIETELTKICDGILKLLDSRLVPSAAVVDSKVFYLKMKGDYYRYLAEFKTGSDRKDAAESTLNAYKAAQDMALSELAPTHPIRLGLALNFSVFYYEILNSPDRACTLAKQAFDEAISELDTLGEESYKDSTLIMQLLRDNLTLWTSDMQDDGADDIKEATKHEDEK; this comes from the exons ATGGCGGCGACGAGGGAGGAGAACGTGTACATGGCGAAACTGGCAGAGCAGGCGGAGCGATACGAGGAGATGGTGGAGTTCATGGAGAAGGTCACGGCGGCGACGGTGGAGGGGGAGGAGCTCACGGTGGAGGAGCGCAACCTCCTCTCCGTCGCTTACAAGAACGTCATCGGCGCGCGCCGGGCCTCGTGGCGTATCGTCTCGTCCATTGAGCAGAAGGAGGAGAGCCGCGGCAACCAGGACCACGTCGCCGCCATCCACGATTATCGGGCCCGGATCGAAACCGAGCTCACCAAAATCTGCGACGGGATCCTTAAGCTTTTGGATTCTCGCCTCGTCCCATCCGCCGCTGTCGTCGACTCCAAGGTCTTCTACCTCAAGATGAAGGGTGACTATTACCGCTACCTAGCCGAGTTCAAGACCGGATCCGACCGCAAGGACGCCGCCGAGAGCACCCTTAACGCCTACAAGGCCGCTCAG GATATGGCGTTGTCGGAACTGGCACCGACGCATCCGATCCGGCTGGGGCTGGCGCTCAACTTCTCAGTCTTCTATTACGAGATCTTGAATTCGCCCGACAGGGCTTGCACTCTCGCCAAGCAG GCTTTTGATGAAGCAATTTCTGAGCTGGATACTCTTGGAGAGGAATCGTACAAGGATAGCACTCTAATCATGCAGCTTCTCCGTGACAACCTCACCTTGTGGACTTCTGATATGCAG GATGATGGGGCAGATGATATCAAAGAAGCAACCAAACATGAGGATGAGAAGTAG